Proteins encoded together in one Balearica regulorum gibbericeps isolate bBalReg1 chromosome 3, bBalReg1.pri, whole genome shotgun sequence window:
- the LOC104640764 gene encoding amine sulfotransferase codes for MEPSKEFLFNYKGFYFGVNTSLEYVASLEDFEIKDSDIFLATYPKSGTVWTQNILSLIIHEGHRNGTENMETMDRIPWLEYNIKNKDYADLPLPRVFATHLPYYLVPRDLRNKRGRVIYVTRNPKDVMVSYYHFSKFMSTLEEIPDFNLFMERFLAGKVLASSWLDHVAGWCSHAEDFNILFLTYEEMKKDLRSAVLKICNFLGKKLSEEEVDSVVRQATFENMRKDPRANYENLPDDIVAKDKGRFLRKGTVGDWKNIMTVAQNERFDKVLEEKMKILPIKFIWDINDEM; via the exons ATGGAACCATCAAAAGAATTTCTATTCAATTACaaagggttttattttggtgtaaATACTTCACTTGAGTACGTAGCTTCCTTGGAGGATTTTGAAATCAAAGATAGTGACATATTTCTAGCTACTTACCCAAAATCAG GAACTGTGTGGACTCAGAACATTTTGAGCTTAATTATTCATGAAGGCCACCGTAATGGAACAGAAAATATGGAGACCATGGACAGAATCCCATGGCTGGaatacaatataaaaaataaggaTTATGCAGATCTTCCTTTGCCTCGTGTTTTTGCCACTCATCTGCCGTACTACTTAGTTCCAAGAGACCTGAGAAACAAAAGAGGACGT GTTATTTATGTTACCAGGAACCCTAAGGATGTTATGGTTTCTTACTATCACTTCTCCAAATTCATGTCCACACTAGAGGAAATACCAGATTTTAACCTTTTCATGGAGAGATTTTTAGCTGGCAAAG TACTTGCCAGTTCATGGCTGGATCACGTTGCGGGCTGGTGCAGTCACGCAGAGGATTTCAATATACTCTTCCTTACctatgaagaaatgaaaaag GATCTCAGAAGTGCTGTGCTGAAGATCTGCAACTTCTTAGGCAAGAAGCTGAGTGAAGAGGAAGTGGACAGTGTTGTAAGACAGGCTACATttgaaaacatgagaaaagatCCCAGGGCAAACTATGAGAACCTGCCAGATGACATCGTAGCGAAAGACAAGGGTCGTTTTCTACGAAAAG GCACTGTTGGAGACTGGAAAAACATCATGACAGTGGCACAGAATGAAAGGTTTGACAAAGTTcttgaagagaaaatgaagatcCTGCCCATCAAATTCATCTGGGATATTAATGATGAAATGTAG